In Vanessa cardui chromosome 6, ilVanCard2.1, whole genome shotgun sequence, the following proteins share a genomic window:
- the LOC124530410 gene encoding uncharacterized protein LOC124530410 isoform X1: MKHMYKRSFTNKDEEIPEKSLYSLNNVKINLICNKDATSTAYLPKDNYFGTNTVMSLYYDITGIEKEKPKGLKTFFRKFSRRRKSKKKKIYNNTTDMKSNVQIKDPLLQKEEHSLFNYFNGYKKYKRMSDFHLKSTQEKPMFYDGTYITTKALKSDNANDSNYVSSSRQNVIKDFKLSDFTSEPTRNNAILINMSSTTFKISGPILLSSKTNKDVNATTKSHHTTQSRTNFTNASNKLSTTTKSVQKFKTKSSNNLIKSTTLSNVKTNSAKITNSSRDGDKKVGGHKKNFNVLNKLKCFTLKCLKNSSTKRHHASRAIFMPSSPKKYTLTTTLKYSEVKDDILTDDTTLNSPTIIIFDDIPTPTNNHEYFDINCLLVKKNMNDKENDEINPLNKPSYKSMDNITNNIQLNSLIELNSQKPILDRIGADSNDHYDKTYSVQDKTVTTFNYLYDKPTSLNYSQHLSPRDRLTGKSSKGLLDKIAEKFVIKIVPQDKHVVKSEKATSTTIMKQGKEQKPLHLNNNEQQNSRETRFEPWKVKNILPLSFY; the protein is encoded by the exons ATGAAACACATGTATAAGAGGTCTTTTACAAACAAAGATGAAGAAATACCTGAGAAAAGTTTATATTCACTTAACAATGTAAAAATCAACCTCATATGTAATAAAGATGCAACATCTACAGCTTATCTACCAAAAGACAATTATTTTGGAACTAATACTGTAATGAGTTTGTATTACGATATTACCGGAATAGAAAAAGAAAAGCCGAAGGGGTTGAAAACgttttttagaaaattttctCGTCGaagaaaaagtaagaaaaagaaaatttataataacactacAGATATGAAATCGaatgtacaaataaaagatCCCTTATTACAAAAAGAAGAACATTccctgtttaattattttaatggttacaaaaaatataaacgaatgagtgattttcatttaaaatctactCAAGAAAAGCCTATGTTTTATGACGGTACATATATAACCACTAAAGCTCTTAAAAGTGATAATGCAAATGATTCGAATTATGTTTCTAGTTCGAGACAAAATGTAATTaaggattttaaattatctgATTTTACTAGCGAACCAACAAGAAATaatgcaatattaataaatatgtcatcgacaacatttaaaataagcgGTCCAATTTTGCTGTCATCAAAGACAAATAAAGATGTTAATGCCACCACTAAAAGTCACCACACCACCCAATCAAGAACAAATTTTACAAATGCGTCGAATAAATTAAGCACCACTACCAAAAGTGTacagaaatttaaaactaaatcatcaaataatttaataaaaagtacaaCGTTATCGAACGTCAAAACCAATAGTgcaaaaataacaaattcttCAAGAGATGGCGACAAAAAAGTTGGTGGACATAAGaaaaatttcaatgttttaaataaactgaaatgctttacattaaaatgtttgaaaaattcGAGTACCAAACGCCATCATGCAAGCAGAGCAATTTTTATGCCCTCGTCACCTAAAAAGTATACATTGACAACAACATTGAAATACAGCGAAGTTAAAGATGACATTTTAACAGATGATACAACACTAAATAGcccaacaataattatattcgacGATATACCGACTCCAACGAATAATCAcgaatattttgacataaattgtttattagtaaaaaagaATATGAATGATAAAGAAAATGACGAAATAAATCCATTAAATAAACCCTCATATAAATCGATGGACAACATAaccaataatattcaattaaacagCCTGATTGAATTGAATAGTCAAAAACC gattcTGGACAGAATTGGCGCAGATTCCAATGATCACTATGATAAAACTTATAGCGTTCAAGATAAAACAGTAACCACTTTCAATTATCTTTATGACAAACCTACCAGTCTAAATTATTCACAACATTTATCTCCAAGGGATAGGTTGACGGGAAAATCATCAAAAGGATTATTAGATAAGATAGCTGAgaagtttgtaataaaaattgtaccGCAAGACAAACACGTG GTAAAAAGTGAGAAAGCAACAAGTACGACCATCATGAAACAAGGCAAAGAACAAAAACCAttgcatttaaataacaatgagcaacaaa attctCGAGAGACCAGATTTGAACCGTGGAAGGTCAAAAATATACTTCCGCTTTCGTTCTATTGA
- the LOC124530410 gene encoding uncharacterized protein LOC124530410 isoform X2 translates to MKHMYKRSFTNKDEEIPEKSLYSLNNVKINLICNKDATSTAYLPKDNYFGTNTVMSLYYDITGIEKEKPKGLKTFFRKFSRRRKSKKKKIYNNTTDMKSNVQIKDPLLQKEEHSLFNYFNGYKKYKRMSDFHLKSTQEKPMFYDGTYITTKALKSDNANDSNYVSSSRQNVIKDFKLSDFTSEPTRNNAILINMSSTTFKISGPILLSSKTNKDVNATTKSHHTTQSRTNFTNASNKLSTTTKSVQKFKTKSSNNLIKSTTLSNVKTNSAKITNSSRDGDKKVGGHKKNFNVLNKLKCFTLKCLKNSSTKRHHASRAIFMPSSPKKYTLTTTLKYSEVKDDILTDDTTLNSPTIIIFDDIPTPTNNHEYFDINCLLVKKNMNDKENDEINPLNKPSYKSMDNITNNIQLNSLIELNSQKPILDRIGADSNDHYDKTYSVQDKTVTTFNYLYDKPTSLNYSQHLSPRDRLTGKSSKGLLDKIAEKFVIKIVPQDKHVVKSEKATSTTIMKQGKEQKPLHLNNNEQQNGSPLSTTRLTVVLST, encoded by the exons ATGAAACACATGTATAAGAGGTCTTTTACAAACAAAGATGAAGAAATACCTGAGAAAAGTTTATATTCACTTAACAATGTAAAAATCAACCTCATATGTAATAAAGATGCAACATCTACAGCTTATCTACCAAAAGACAATTATTTTGGAACTAATACTGTAATGAGTTTGTATTACGATATTACCGGAATAGAAAAAGAAAAGCCGAAGGGGTTGAAAACgttttttagaaaattttctCGTCGaagaaaaagtaagaaaaagaaaatttataataacactacAGATATGAAATCGaatgtacaaataaaagatCCCTTATTACAAAAAGAAGAACATTccctgtttaattattttaatggttacaaaaaatataaacgaatgagtgattttcatttaaaatctactCAAGAAAAGCCTATGTTTTATGACGGTACATATATAACCACTAAAGCTCTTAAAAGTGATAATGCAAATGATTCGAATTATGTTTCTAGTTCGAGACAAAATGTAATTaaggattttaaattatctgATTTTACTAGCGAACCAACAAGAAATaatgcaatattaataaatatgtcatcgacaacatttaaaataagcgGTCCAATTTTGCTGTCATCAAAGACAAATAAAGATGTTAATGCCACCACTAAAAGTCACCACACCACCCAATCAAGAACAAATTTTACAAATGCGTCGAATAAATTAAGCACCACTACCAAAAGTGTacagaaatttaaaactaaatcatcaaataatttaataaaaagtacaaCGTTATCGAACGTCAAAACCAATAGTgcaaaaataacaaattcttCAAGAGATGGCGACAAAAAAGTTGGTGGACATAAGaaaaatttcaatgttttaaataaactgaaatgctttacattaaaatgtttgaaaaattcGAGTACCAAACGCCATCATGCAAGCAGAGCAATTTTTATGCCCTCGTCACCTAAAAAGTATACATTGACAACAACATTGAAATACAGCGAAGTTAAAGATGACATTTTAACAGATGATACAACACTAAATAGcccaacaataattatattcgacGATATACCGACTCCAACGAATAATCAcgaatattttgacataaattgtttattagtaaaaaagaATATGAATGATAAAGAAAATGACGAAATAAATCCATTAAATAAACCCTCATATAAATCGATGGACAACATAaccaataatattcaattaaacagCCTGATTGAATTGAATAGTCAAAAACC gattcTGGACAGAATTGGCGCAGATTCCAATGATCACTATGATAAAACTTATAGCGTTCAAGATAAAACAGTAACCACTTTCAATTATCTTTATGACAAACCTACCAGTCTAAATTATTCACAACATTTATCTCCAAGGGATAGGTTGACGGGAAAATCATCAAAAGGATTATTAGATAAGATAGCTGAgaagtttgtaataaaaattgtaccGCAAGACAAACACGTG GTAAAAAGTGAGAAAGCAACAAGTACGACCATCATGAAACAAGGCAAAGAACAAAAACCAttgcatttaaataacaatgagcaacaaa ATGGGAGCCCGTTGTCGACAACAAGATTAACCGTTGTTTTATCGACGTAA